aattgaaaacaataaactAGAAATATCCAATTTTTGGGAATTGAAAGAACCAATTTCTGACCAAATGACTCTTCATAGAGTCATTCAGATGCTTTCTATAACTAACTTAGTAAGCTTATTAGCTTGTACTTTAGGAGGATGCACTTTTTCTGTCTTCTAGAATACTTAGTTTTCCCTATTCTCTTATCTTGTTTTTAGTAATATTGAATGAAGTTAAATAACATCATCCGTTGATAAAGCCATATTGTAGTATTTCAATCGTTATTTCGCTTaactcattattttatattcttcttgtttttttttcttatcatcCATTTTCCATATCTGTCCACGTTCTAGTTGCGTCTTCGTTAATTTTACCATAGAATTATTATAGATTTCCACAGCTGGAGTAGCGGCATTATTGAGATCTCAACCGACAGGAATCAATGTTCTTGGAGAGATGGACTGTCCGTTTGCTTTACCAAGCGATACAAGAATATTACGACGATCTAATTGGATCAAACGACATAAAAGGGAAATATATTCTACACTGAAAGAAGCGTTAACAATGTGAGTTTTATATCGAAGTCTTTCTCGTTTATCGGTTGCTGGTTTACAtgtgaaacaatattttaaatactagctatataaaacaaataatatgtaTTATTGTTACAGAAATGGATTTAATGGAACAGCGTGTGTATCAAAAATGATTTGCGATGCTAAAAAATATGTGCCAATGAAAGGAAAATCTATGATCAAAGATATTCTCTTGCTGGTTTTCGAGTAAGTAGAATATATGATTtaaggacttttcggaaactatgatcggatTAACCTGATATGAATGTTCGAaaactaacccggatcacgttcattgATCTGATctgatcgagttaatcgggGCTTATCATGTGTTTTGATCCTTTCTACTCTGGTAGACCGGTGGATAAATGCGATCAGTTGAagggttgtttcatttgtcaATGGTTATggttttttaactttaaaagttatttattctcCTTAAATGACTGTCTACTAATTATTCTCATGAGCAGCATCATTGATAGGTTACAGAGGTTtgtggtttttatattttcagtacTGCAGCTCATTAATTTCTAGCTTTAACAAATATTACacatctaaaatatattatactactaaataaatatcatggaaaaatTAACGCACATAAAAGTAATTGGAATCAAAAGTTCGTGTTAAATCTTGTTTTAAATTCCAAAATTAAACGTGGCGTTTGGAAACTAGGATTCTTAATCAGGTGATCTACTGGAACTCCAGTTACAGTTTCCGACAAACcctttatttaataaatttcagtaCTATTCTGTGTGTATCTATACGTGAACATGTTTTCAGTTACTCCGAAGAAGACTTCAATAATGAAGAACTATGTTCagaaaatctagaaaaaaattgtccaaTGTCCATTATGGAACACGTTTTAGAAGAAGTTACATCATTAAACGATTGATAGTTGTATTAATAGCCGCTAAATTAAAgaaatgatatataatattttctcattttaattttcctcgtatatttttaatttctaaacatacaatttattttttattatttttctctatagCTTTCATTTCTACAATGGAAAACACGGAATCTTGAAATGGTTCCATTTCGGAGATGTCTAAACAGATGTCTTAAATGAATTTCTTCCAATTCGTGAagtacccaaatatcaagcttcaaAGGACATGTCTAAACAGAAATTACGATAAGTTAATTATAACCTTTGCCAAATTTAATTCATAGTAAGAGTACCTACCTGCTATCTTTCTTTgatcaacatttttcaaattcaacaaacaataaatatacatCAATTATAACCGAATTCGATTCACTTTACTTGTCTGTATTTCCCCGGAATATACGCCATCTCACGAGAGGAAGCATGAGGTCGGTTGATCCCTTTTGCTTCTGACGAATATTGACATAATGGTCATAGTTATATAGAATACTCAACTCATAGCCTCATTGAAAATATCTACAATggttaataatataaatatataaaataatataataataataagatttttcGTTGCACGAAATAAGTATTTccaatcaaatgaaaataatgagatAAAATTGTTATCATCGACATATCGATACGAAAAATAGTTTAAGATGAAATATTAAGTTGGCGAGAAAGTAATatcggttttgtagtataaaataaaacccttttttttcaacaaagaaTACTTTTTAATCAATCATATATTTTCCGTTTTGCTGGATGACCTTTTGCCAtgtttctttcagcttcatgattccgcgctcataaaatttctggttcttatcagcaaaaaactgtaCCAGGTGGGATTAAAGGTTATCGTCATCtatgaaagtttgaccattcaaagaatttttcaagCTGCatgggggatgtggcatcacttcccaaccaagctccaatagtttcccacgagttgccaaagatttGTGAGGCCTTGATTTATCATGGTGGAAACTAAACCCCTCCGATTTGACAAATCTGgcaatttttctttgattgctccatccagtttcattaattgttaacagtaaacatcagaattgatgtCTGGTTCCTTGGAAGTAGCTCAAAAATCACAACACCTTTGTAATCCCACCAAGctgacagcatgagctttttttgttgtttttcagctttttaTGTGTTAtgagttattcaaaaaataaagcaacgcTCTCTATTAGTAAAAAGCGTAAGTACTTAGTTGCCAGCCTTATATTTGAaacacaacaaaatatttttcatttaatgaactacaataaaaacatttttataatctatttttatggATGAGAGAGtagcaaaataataaaacatttgtgAGACGATTCAAATATTATACCACGAGTATTTTcgcataaaatattatttgaatgaatatacACAAATGATGCATTTCTTTTCTCACAGAACCGGCATATTATTCGAATTTAGTGGGAAGTAACttaatattctttgattttaaCCAATTAAGAGCGATATTGTACATCAAGCGtattattttgcaaattatGCGAGTCGGCTAAACGAGTATGTTGTAGAATAAAAagtaattgaatattaaatacaatgaacaattatgaaataaatatttgtttattatctccATTGTGACAATAATATTAGTAACACTGAAATATAGTAAATATGATTAGTTATTGTTTGGAGTGCagtggaaatattttcaatatttactgttatttttaaagttttattgtCCGCAATAAGTACAAATGCAgtaggtaaataaaaatattaatgatagCACCAGCATTATAGTTTTGAATATACTATTGCCgaaaaactattaatatttattagtattagaaactgtaaatattattttgattcatattgCTATGGAGATAATGAGAATATATTGTGatatatcatcaaaaaaaattgtttgcatAATAGTAAAGTTCATTGTAGATTAGatattaaattaatgaattttgttttaattgtacTAAATGCCAACTGAAGATGGACCTTCTAAATAATGTTGTTCCCAAAAGTGCGaacttttgtaataaaaattggGTAGTTGAAATTGAATCTAAAAAAGCCAATTGTTAACCaaattaaacatataaaaaactatttccGAGCAAAATTAACCCAAAATATCCGATTTTTAAGAAAGTTGATTGCAGAAAAAGCCAGTTTTCAACtaaattgatattataaaacCTGTTTGTGactaaattatatttgtatatagaGTGTGTCCAAACTAAATTtgttaaaatctatttttgtccatattaaacttgaaaaagtcGATGTCTGTAGAAAAGCCACTGTTTgaacaaactaatttttaaaaagttgttttttgatcaaaataaatcTACTACAACCAATTTATGACCAAATTAATCTGAAAGACAATCTTATGCCTAATAAACTTGgagaagccaatttttgaataattgaatcacaaaaaaatcaatatgaCTTAGGTACTTAggtaccaaaaaaaatttttctacaaaattcaTCTGAGAATTTCCAAAATCTaagaatacatatttttttttaaatttaacagaaaaaatttacttttgacCAAACTAAATTTAGGAATTCCAGtttgttattaaattcaaaGAGCGTATTTTTAACTAAAGCTGTTTTACATCAAACCGAACTTTAAAAGCCAATAGTTGACCAAATtgaacacaaaaacaaaaaaaatttttcaccaaataGAACTTTAAAAGCTTCTTGaccaaattaaacttaaaaccaattttattcCCAATATAACTTGTAAAgacaatttttgatcaaactgaatttggaaaatgtaatttttaaaagcttTTCTCTAACCAAATTGAACCTAAAAAGGTCAGTTTTGACCAAAATAAACCCatagaaatcaattttatgCCTAATAAAACTTGGAGAAgccaaattttgaataaattacttACAGAAATGCCAATATTCGACCAAACTGGACTTAGCAATCCCTTGTTTGGAAAAAtctaatacacaattttttgcaaaatgtAACACAAAAACTAACTAACTTTAGACCAAACCAAATTTAAGAATTccagttttttatcaaattaactTTGAAAGGCCTATTTCTGCCTAAATTGAACTCGAAAAAGCTAATTTACATCAAATTGAGCTTAAAAAACCAATAGTTGAcctaattaaatttaaaaattcaaattttctaccaaattgaacttaaaaccatttttattcCCAATATAACTTgtaaagccaatttttgatcaaacagaacttataaaatctaattttgtattaaattaccTGAAAGCTCGTCTCTAAccaaattaacattaaaaaggccagttttgatcaaaataaatccataaaaatcaattttaatcccaatttttgatgaaacagaatttgaaaaatctaattttttatgaaattatatgaGATTTTAAAAACTAGTCTCTAACCAAATTGACcttgaaaaatccaattttgacaaaaataaatccataaaaatcaattttatatccAATAAAACTGATCctaaaaagcaaataaaaatcaaataagcCAGTTTTTATGATGCCTTTCTCTATAAATGGGATATCAAACactagaataatttttctatttgaacCAGAAGTTTCAGAGATGAACGCAAtcattcaaacaaagaaaataatcagCATTATCCCACTATTATAGAtgaataagtagaaaaatatcaattatctacgataattcattaaaataaaacatcttgATTCTGTTGcaacaattttatttgtaaaaacacTCTACAAACATAATAGAACACAAGGAAATTTTGTCCTATAAACAAACCTTATACAATAAAATACCTTAAAAAGCATAGAAAAGttaatacattaaaatataaataaataaagttaaaacattaaaaaatcgGAGAAGTTCAAGTATGTATTCATAGGTACATCTTATTAAAGCAGCTATTCCATTCTAATAGGTATTGTTTATAACACATAACCTCCAAGAGATCCGCTGAacacaaatattaaattgattgtTCAatccaattttggaaaaaaaattaaataacaacaGACAGGAATGGTAAAGcccatttaaataaataataaagttaacgAAAATAAATTCGTCGGAGCGATGTATATTATACAAATCATCATTCGAAAGTATGCAAATAGTGATCatgaaatttgtatataaacaCACTGTGATAAAAAAGAAATCGATAATAGCATAAGATATGATTAATAAAGTAATAACTGATTCACTTCAGACTGACATAAGTAAAAATCTAGTATAATTAGTACAATTTTATAGTCGGTTCACGCAGATCAGAagttatttctttattttactTTCAGATTCCTAGATGGATCTGTCTATTTTTGTCAATGATAATGacataaaactaaataattttacGTTGATGGTGAAAGAAACCAAACATAAGGAGATCAAAAAAAGATGATATGAGAGCAGGAGGACAACGTCTCAAGAAGAGCTCACAAGGAGGCTAAATATTCAGAATTCAATAGAACATTAAAGACttattaaaagaagaagaagaagactaaaAGAAAGTTAAAGGAACATACGGAAAAACCACATCAAGGAGACTACCAAAAAGATGAGAATACAGCTAGAGCTTCTCAAGAAAAGTTCAGAAGGGGGCTAAATATTCAGAATTAGACAGGACAGACCCCTACAGGGTGTCGCTTTCATGATCACTAAATCGCACATTACAGTTACTACTGATTGAgtattaacaaatattatttttatatatatttatttcatatttacaagTAATAAATAGATACATCTCATGATGTCTCACTCCTATTTCAATAGTGccatattacaaaataaaaataaaattgacattcaAATTCCGCGTGAGGCGCCAAGTGTCACTATTATAATGAGTTACTCGTGACTGTACGTACCATGAAGAGTGCCGCAAGCCAGTATATTATCTCATTTCATCGAGAGATGTTACAAAAAACAAAGCTATAGTGCCACACtgatttttataagaattttcaGACGCAGTTCGGCAACAGCTTTgacataaatggaataaaagctttatcttcaaatataaaagtCATGAAATACGAGTGAAAACCTCCTATGAGAGTGAAGATTTCAAAGAAGTGGTTATAAGAAAGAGatgaagaaaaatgatgaatttggTTCTGATCTCGCGAACAAAAAGAAAgatttattatctttatttcaaTGTGATACCCATTTTTTGATGTTGTTCTTCCTTACATTAAACGCAGATTTACTTGAGTTTAAACACAACATTTGTGGGCGAgttttagtttaaatatttttggaattgataatttcattttttttttctcttccatttaacgaaaattcaaatcaagtcatattttgttTCGTTCTCTATAATTCTTAACTcaacaattctaaataaaattaacatcaacAGTACTGCCATATcattcgaaaaaaaacttttaaaactgTATATAGATTTTAGATTACTTTTTACATAACTAATCAGTAAAGATATCTCGAAACTGTATGTGCACCAAATTTGGTACGCCTATGTACCGAATTAACTGATCCAGAAAACATTTCGTTTATAATAGATTTTGTTACGGCTTTCCTGTAAAATTACCATCTTTGAAATTATGGCAGTATTAAAATAGGTGTGcgatattagaaaattatttactcgcTTTTATtactgataataataaatttatgatacATTTATACAAGATGGCTCATCAAAACTTTAAATGTTTTGTATAGTAGATATAGAGGAGAAATGGATCATTGATATGTCGAAATTAACTGAGTCAGAAAAAATTTAGTCCAAGTTGAAACCACTGACTcacaaaaatacaaacaatcaGAGTTTGATAACCATTCGGTGAAATCTGATACCGAAATCATCTATTCAAAATACGACTCTCTAACAAAAAAACTTGGCAAGtacaaaaatcacaaaaaattcattatatgcATTACCCGGACaatttctgttaattgaaaacaaaacgGAGCTAGATGAAGTTACTTTGACTTCAAATTTGTATTCAGTTggtcaaaatatatgaaaatatactttttgtgCGTCAGTGTAATGTTCATAAGGAGGAGAGTAATAAATTGTGGGCTAGAGCTTTAATTTTGGCAAGTAACAATTCTCCAAAAAAACAATCGAAAGACGCCACGAACGACGATCATCTATCGTATTCAATCAGCTTTAGCATAGCACTTTGTCTTGTCGGTCGGGCGCTAGATGccattttattgcaaaaaataagtttaattttatgatttattctTCAATTATGGACTAGGACTGCGGTCCTAAGTATGGGCTAGGTCTGAGACAAATAATGCGCCTCCATTGAGACCTGACACTCAAATAGAAGAATCTACTTCTGGAATTGAACTTGCACCAACTTATGATAACAAACCTTCGTCTACCGAAATTTATCGCAGCAGTCTAGTCTAGTATCTGTTCATGACATAAGTCTCGTGCCCAACTAAATTAGAAAGGCATCTAATAGAGGTACAAAAGTTGCCGTGGACTTGGTTATAACTTCATCGCCgtataaaaattggaataaatcagaagaaaattgaaaaataaaaaaaagtaacccaagcaaaagaaaaataactaagttggaatttctgcaCTACACAACACTacatcaagttatcgtcttcagaaactgaagataaactaaatTCGATTAATTTGACTTATCTATactatagtttagtagttagGGAATGTATGTAACGATTCCTGTCAAGGAGGTCCAAGGAGGTAGGCTCAAATTTAAACTATTCCTTTCAGTCCACACTATAGTTTAGTAATTagggaataaatgtgaagattcccgtcAAGGAGGTTTTTCcgtttgaattatttttcgcGGGAGAGGGTTCATTAGtggtaaattttaaattaaaataagtaagTCAAGctaataggttttagtttaccttcagtctctgaagactgttatcgaaacgcgcgtcggacAGTGTACTAGTGAGTTTAGGTGTAGTGGTactgtaaatagtgtgttcagtacaaaAGAAATTAGAAAACCAAGATCAGGGTCACTGAAGAAAGTGAAGGTGAAGAAGGTATCCagtttaaaacaagaaaatgaatCAGGTGCCACCATAGGAGAAGCTCCTGACTCTCAGCTGATGCAGcatatacattttaatttttttttttctttttttttcgagaaCGCAGTAGGATGTGTAATTTCTGGGTATATAATGACTGTGTTGAGCCAAGTTTTGATACATGTAATTTTTGTAAGTAAATTAAGTAATTTCTTCCACCTaccaaagaaattttatttcttataagaTAAACATAAGTTTCTATGTGTCCCATATTTGAGTATCTGATACATATTTGACGCCTTTTTGCAATTTAATGCTCagtttaataatataatattaagaaCACTGTTACTtcacttcaaaaatatgtgattatttttaaatcaataaatggttaatatttgaattttttttttcatttttcagcCCATATTTTGTTACATTCCTCTAAACACCGTCTGGTCCTTCGAGATGGGTATAAGCACGTGTAATGCTCAAAAAACCAGTCAGTGTTAGCAATTTTGAATGTTAGCGTGATGTAATTCAGACTGGTGACTCGTCTATGAAAGTTTCAtccttaaatataaaattaaagttaCATAGAGATAatgattcaataatttatcaataaaaacattattggTCATATCGATTAGTTACTATCACAAAATCAGTTTATTGCATACTAAGAGTAATATTTTAGTAAGTGTTGCAGTACGACGTCGTTAGTAGGTTTTCATTTCCCACGTTTTctaaaaataactatattaagaaaaaatacaacaacaaataaaacattacaggtacataattttttcctagTTGCTCAATTTGAATGAGGATTCATGTTGAATTTTCATCGTTGACTGTAGCATTGCCATTAACTACGGGAGTACCGACTGAATTTGTCATGGGTGTTGGAGAATTTCTACTTCTTAATTCAAAGACCTGTTGTATTGCGTTACGGAAACATAAAAAGTTGTAATCGATTATACCTAGAAAGTTAGAAACATCTTATTAAAAATTCGTATTATTGTGTAAAAAGAATATTATTAGATTTATAAtaggaaaaaattcatttcaataattaattaaaaaaaacgtgagtgaacttaataataaattagaaaataaatgttttataatatttttatcaaactttgACAATTcgtattttaaattatacatatttacattgaaaaagtGTGCTCTAGGCTAGTGCTGGAGTGCAAGAGAGTCCTACAGAATCTGATGAGTGATAACTGCAAGATACAAATCCTTTGGGTGCCCGGGCAACAAAGGCAACGACGAGGCTCACTCACTTGCCAGACTGGGATCGGCGAGCTCACCAATGGGCCCAGAACCCATCTCTTGAGAGGCTAAAATCGGCTtttggtaacgtcaagtggggcacgaGTGGCCTATCTGAAGGTCTATGTGCTCAACGGCCCCTTGGCCGCCCACAATTAACTATGAACTATTTAcattgaaacaaacaaaaagaaaagttgaaaactTATCACAATAAATCACAATAGAGAAGTGAATGATAATTGAACGAAGAGATAATACGTCCAGATTTAAGAGCAAATAAAAGCCAAGATATAGATGAtgaattaggaaaaaaatatattgatacattGAATATATGTTAGAGTAGGAAAAACTGgattaaacatttttgaactACTAACAAACTCATTCAGAAGTGTTTTAATACAAACCTGTTTGAAAGTGCATTCAATAGCCTTCAATGCCGCTTGTCTAAGGCTGGTAGGCATATTAGGGTTACTTTATTTCTGTTAGCTAGTGCTTTCAGAGTGTGTTTATACCGCCAATTTGTTTGAAGGTGCTTTCAATAGCCTTCAAGGCCACTTGACTATCGGAGAGAATGtggtttcaatttttagaatgtTTCCGATAGTCAAACGGCCTTAAAGGTATAACAGGAAATGATTAAGCAGACGACCTTGCTAAAAAAGAAGCAACGACTTCATATTATAGACCCTTCTGTGGTCTGTCTCAGAAAATAACGAACTGAATGGATGGCTGCAAGGATCAGATGGAGTCTTACTTGAGAAAAAATTCATGCCTAACACAatccaaaaaattcataaccaCATTAGCTGTGAAGTCTGAGGAActtctcaaaatatttagaaacgACATTAAACTGGTGTTCTGACAGATTATTTCTCTGTCTGTAAGCAATCCATAGAGGCTTGAGACAATAAAAGGCTTAAGTACCTCAAAGAAGTAATACTAACACTTTGGAAAATGGGATTAAAAATCTCCAGAAAAATAGTTTCCTTTATCAATTTGTCTCGTGGATAAATTACGTTGGAATAACAACCTTCATTATACACttgtgaataatatactattataacTACAGttttctatagtataaatatgCATTACCTTTATGATCAAAATTATCTTCTCGTAATATACATACTAGagctaaaaatttattaacttcCCTTAAATATAGAACGGTTCCATTATTGAGTTTAATTAGACTCGAACTTTGTTCATCGAAGACTGCTGGAAACTGTTCTTCTTTaatcctaaaatatatttaGGAAGTTATCAACTGGAAAAACTAGTTCACATaatactttttcattaaaattgaaataatgttgaAAAGTTAGCAGAAATATCTTTtgggtatttaaatttttgtgagATGTTgatttctatagaaaattatctaaaatattcagtttgagactaattttaatgtatgaaataaaaaattacccaTATATCGAGGAGACATCTATAACAACATCGATCATGTCACAGCATAATTCGTAACTTTGCATGTCCACAGGTGTGGAATCTGTTgctatatatatttt
This DNA window, taken from Diorhabda sublineata isolate icDioSubl1.1 chromosome 4, icDioSubl1.1, whole genome shotgun sequence, encodes the following:
- the LOC130442966 gene encoding uncharacterized protein LOC130442966, whose translation is MVKLLNLIIISYFGLCFGKSDVTIVDKSNVFLSRRKRFLMFPPGSNMAISTAGVAALLRSQPTGINVLGEMDCPFALPSDTRILRRSNWIKRHKREIYSTLKEALTINGFNGTACVSKMICDAKKYVPMKGKSMIKDILLLVFDYSEEDFNNEELCSENLEKNCPMSIMEHVLEEVTSLND